From a single Gimesia fumaroli genomic region:
- a CDS encoding acetamidase/formamidase family protein produces MKRLSFDSFQYEFNRQQEPRLHIEPGETIQVETEDALSGQIRKAGDRRDKAKVPFSNPVTGPIYISEAEPGDMLAIKIEAIESRDGQCATYTGNPKQLCQWLGTDVPDGAHVCPIEDGFVYWSEKIKIPYTPMLGCIGTTPAYGMPSTMPAGPHGGNMDIREVTVGNTLYLPVFVTGGLLYLGDAHAAMGQGELSATGLEMASQTALTIDLVKGKTIAGPRIESPEEIITVASGTPMERATAEAFAQMILWLEADYGWNRWRAYDLLTHVAEISMGYYEGGGLAVKIAKQYVEYPS; encoded by the coding sequence ATGAAACGTCTTTCTTTTGATTCATTTCAATATGAATTTAATCGTCAGCAAGAACCACGATTGCATATCGAGCCTGGTGAAACCATCCAGGTTGAAACGGAAGATGCCCTTTCAGGGCAGATTCGAAAAGCCGGCGATCGTAGAGATAAAGCCAAGGTACCTTTCAGTAATCCAGTGACAGGGCCAATTTATATTTCAGAAGCAGAGCCTGGTGATATGCTGGCGATTAAAATTGAAGCCATTGAGTCTCGCGATGGACAATGTGCAACTTACACGGGCAATCCCAAGCAACTCTGTCAATGGCTGGGAACTGATGTACCGGACGGAGCACATGTCTGCCCGATTGAGGATGGGTTCGTCTATTGGAGTGAGAAAATCAAAATTCCTTATACGCCGATGCTGGGGTGTATTGGAACAACGCCCGCATATGGGATGCCTAGCACGATGCCGGCAGGCCCTCATGGCGGCAATATGGATATCAGAGAAGTGACTGTCGGGAATACGCTCTATCTTCCAGTGTTTGTCACGGGGGGGTTGCTCTACCTGGGGGATGCACACGCGGCAATGGGGCAGGGAGAATTGTCGGCGACGGGACTGGAGATGGCCTCTCAAACGGCATTGACGATTGACCTGGTGAAAGGCAAAACAATTGCCGGGCCGCGCATTGAGTCTCCTGAGGAGATCATTACCGTCGCCAGCGGGACTCCGATGGAGCGTGCCACTGCAGAGGCCTTTGCCCAGATGATTCTCTGGTTGGAAGCCGACTATGGCTGGAATCGTTGGCGGGCCTATGATTTGCTGACACATGTCGCTGAAATCTCAATGGGCTATTATGAAGGTGGCGGTCTGGCGGTCAAAATAGCGAAACAATATGTTGAGTATCCTTCTTGA